TCCATACACCAACGATCCTTTCTACTGAAGAAGTTGAGCCAAAAACCGATGGAAATCATCAACGATCTTAATGAGGTACCTTCACACCCCTTTACTCTTTTGACAATCTATATTTTCAGACTTGAGGCATAATGCTGAAAATTATTTCTGCTTTAATAGGAACTTAAAACCAACGATTATGACACAGATCCCATGCTACGAGCTTGTGGGATCTCAATTTGTAAATCATTTACTCAAGTAGGAGGACGTATTTTATCTCCACCGCTGGTAGGATCTTAATTTAATATctaaattcatttttttaaaattattattatatttataacTTGACATCAGATGGCTCATACTTCCAAGTTGCTTCCATTTCAGTTGAGGGTGGGAAACAAGGTAGATCTTGTTCCTAAAAGGTCTCGCTGGAATTTTAATGACAAGGTGCTTCACATTATTTTATGTAATATCTATATGTTCTGATTGAGGAGGACATCATTAACCTCTCATGCAGAAGTTTGCAGAGCCAAAAGGAATTGAATTCTGGGTTGTGGTGAACTTCTCTACTGGCTTTGACGTTCGTTCTTCATACACCGAGCTGGCGAAATTGGGTGCAATGAAGGGAATGGTGATATGAATGACTTCTACAAGATATTTGACACATGCAAAGCTTTCTAGTTATTCACTGAATAGCATATAAATTTGTCTTTGTTGCAGCACATTCGTCCCCCAGCATTTGTTTTTGAAGAGAATCCTAAGCATAAAAAGAAACCGGGCTCTGTTCGAGTGGACCTGATGTTTGaacaaataatttcaaaattccGCAAGGATCCTCCTCGATTCGTTCTTTGCTTTCTTCCTACGAAGTGTTCTCGTTTATATGGTTGTAGAAATATATCCATTTCAGACCTACAGTTTTCACTTATTGGTTACTTGAATATAATGACTCAATTTACGGTATTGACTGTCTTAGGTCCGTGGAAGAAAAAGTGCCTTATGGACTTTGGAATACGTAACCAATGCATTGCAATGAACAGAGTTGACGAAGCTCATCTTGCTAATGTTATTTTAAAAATGAATGCAAGAGTATGGAACACATAACACATGCTTGGATACTTTTCCCTGATTTGCACATGttttttattgcttttaaattcTAATTTGTGGTTTTCCTGCAGCTTGGTGGTATAAATTTTATGCTATCAGCTGAAGTTTCACAGACCATACCCTTGGTTTCTAAAGTTCCTACATTGATCTTAGGCATGGATGTTAGACATGCTGCTTCTGCACGGTCAGATTTACCCTCCGTTGCTGCAGTAAGTCCTATTCTTGTAACATTCCGCAAGTAGCCATCCTTCATTTTATAACTTCTATTCTATGGCTGACTATTTTTGCACAGTAAAGCTTGCTGTAATTTGATAGTAATCTCCCTATTTTTGTGCATTAGGTGGTTGGTTCTAGACAGTGGCCCATGATTTCTTGTTATACAGCATCTATTCGTACCCAACCACCTAAGACTGAAACTATACATTCACTCTTTAAACCAGTTTCAGAAGGGGAGGACACGGGCATAATCAGGTACGATTCCTTCCTATACCTTCAAGAACCCTTCATCTCATTTTTCGTTTGCTTAGACTTAAAAGCATATAGGACATGAATGATGATGAAGTTGGGACTCTTATGAGGAGTTTGATATAGGTCGTCTAAAGCATATTAGGCTAAATACTTTTGTTTTTACTAGGGAGCTGCTGATGGATTTTTATGCAAGCTCAGAGAAGAGGAAGCCTGCGCAGATTATTATATTCAGGTCCAAAATCTTTAATTGATGTCCTCTACATCCCGACTTTAAAATTATCATCTGCATCTCCAACTATTTCTTCATTGCTGATTATGCCATTTCCCTGTTGCTGATGTAAAGCATTTTAGTGTGGATCCTCGTATCGTCCATCATCATAATACTATTATTCTCTCCCTCATTATCGGAATGACTTTTGTCTTGAGATTGCCTTCTTATTTGCCTATGTATAGACTTGTAAAAGTTTTTGTTAATGCAAAATTTTTCAGACAAGGTATATGTGAAAGTCAATTCAAGCAAAGTATTAACGAAATGGAGGAAATTATTAAGGTTTGTACTGTTATATCCCTTATGATCAAGGCATATTTAGATTCTGCCATGCTGCTCGCGATTCTTATTTCACTTTATGGACCACTATAGGCCTGTAAGTTCCTGGATGAGACTTGGTCTCCTAAGTTCACTCTAATTATTGCACAAAGAAGACACCACACAAAGTTGTTCCAATCTGATTCCAGTGAAAATATTCCTCCTGGTGAGCTTTCAAATCCCTACAACTATAAGGATTAGTGAAAACACCAGCATAATATAAATACATTTGAATACTTATACTTTTCTAATGGCAGGCACAGTCGTCGATACTAAAATTTGTCACCCGCTGTATAACAACAACTTCTACATGTGTGCACATGCGGCAAGAGTTGTGAGTATTTTACTTGCAAATTAACGTTTTTTCTTATGAAAAATCTGAAGCAACGCTTTGTCACTTACATAGAATGTTCAGTAAGGTTTGACATAACTTTGTGCTGGCACTAGCATTCCTGTATTCACTATATAATGTAGAAAACACAATGCGAATTTCAGGGGACTAGCAGGCCGATTCACTACTTTGTTTTGCTGGATGAGATTGGCTTCTCGTCAGATGATGCACAAGAACTAGTCCATTGTTTATGCTATATGTAAGTTCATCGTGCTTATGCCTAAGTTTTATCTATTGTTTGAACTACTCTGATCTTTTCTATTTTGCCTAACATTTTAGGTCTCAAAGATGCACCAGTGCTATATATGAAGGTAAGGACTAGTTAACAATGCAATGGCCTGAGTAAAATGGATTGTTTTTTCTCTTGATTCTGAATAACTAGGATGTTATGCAGAACCAATAATAGGAAATAATTCATCAACGAAGTTGTCATCCTTTGATCTTTGCAGTGGCTCCGATTCGTTATGCTCGTTTGGCAGCGGCACAGATGCTAGAAATTATGAAGAGTGAGGGGCCTCAACTGCCAAAGTTACACAAAAATATCAGGGACACAATGTTCTTCTGCTGAGCTTTTGTGCCACAATCTGTTAAAATGTGCAGTTTCTTTGTGTTAAATGTAGTAACAATTAGGCGCGTTAAAGGCATTGGGAATTTGGGATTACATAGAAAACTTTCTCTGAACAAATTAAACCTCAGGTTGGGTTTATTGCTATATCAGTATAGACAGTAGGACAACTATCTATTTACTGCAGAATTTAGTCTTCTTTTTATAG
This DNA window, taken from Nicotiana tabacum cultivar K326 chromosome 4, ASM71507v2, whole genome shotgun sequence, encodes the following:
- the LOC107771816 gene encoding protein argonaute 4B-like, which encodes MASKGLLPNLPPPPQEIPPNVVPMQVERGKGCGSLSERLRPNINQMNGPRPGVKGKKILLLTNHFRVCFQGGTSHLYSYSVNVHYENGDPVTRRNLIRKVIHKLWEIYSSEFGEQTFATDGQQSLFTACPLPKKKLEFTVVLDVATSKRSKTDGNLSGNGDFSEADQKRQKIISGFKTFKVQITFVSVIPFQSMVDAPNGVKSGNNEVLRALDTILQHSNAKRSCLLLCQSYFPDEIRNFMDLTGRTSLDRSCLLLCQSYFPDEIRNFMDLTGGILGCRGFHSSFRSVQGGLFFNLDVSTTTIIQPGPLVNFLMANQNVDNPFKIDWTKAKQILKNLRIKLSHSNREHKITGLSDRPCKEQKFLLGLKGSRDQNDNVQTVEVTVYDYFVKRHGIELRYSSNLPCINVGSQRQPQFIPIELCSLVSLQRHKEELSIHQRSFLLKKLSQKPMEIINDLNEELKTNDYDTDPMLRACGISICKSFTQVGGRILSPPLLRVGNKVDLVPKRSRWNFNDKKFAEPKGIEFWVVVNFSTGFDVRSSYTELAKLGAMKGMHIRPPAFVFEENPKHKKKPGSVRVDLMFEQIISKFRKDPPRFVLCFLPTKCSRLYGPWKKKCLMDFGIRNQCIAMNRVDEAHLANVILKMNARLGGINFMLSAEVSQTIPLVSKVPTLILGMDVRHAASARSDLPSVAAVVGSRQWPMISCYTASIRTQPPKTETIHSLFKPVSEGEDTGIIRELLMDFYASSEKRKPAQIIIFRQGICESQFKQSINEMEEIIKACKFLDETWSPKFTLIIAQRRHHTKLFQSDSSENIPPGTVVDTKICHPLYNNNFYMCAHAARVGTSRPIHYFVLLDEIGFSSDDAQELVHCLCYMSQRCTSAIYEVAPIRYARLAAAQMLEIMKSEGPQLPKLHKNIRDTMFFC